In a genomic window of Carassius gibelio isolate Cgi1373 ecotype wild population from Czech Republic chromosome A3, carGib1.2-hapl.c, whole genome shotgun sequence:
- the LOC127943819 gene encoding gastrula zinc finger protein XlCGF8.2DB-like: protein MAFIKVESEDLKIEEVFSIKQEETEEQTGLMTLKEESEVLNETEEKYKLEKHHEFITEEKPFTSSQAEKTSRKRAQKTKTCKKKKFTCQQCEKSFNLKGSLNRHMRVHTGEKPYTCQQCGNSFNIRGNLKIHMRVHTGENPFTCQQCGKSFTQRLNLNRHMRTHTGEKPYTCQQCGNSFSLYENLKIHMRTHTGENPFPCQQCGKSFTQKVNLNRHMRTHTGEKPYTCQQCGKSFTQKVNLLSHMRTHTGENPFTCHQCGKSFAQKVNLITHMRTHTGENPFTCQQCGKSFNRNGSLKIHMRLHTGENPFICQRCGKSFAQKVSLIRHMRTHIGEKP, encoded by the exons ATGGCGTTTATTAAAGTGGAGAGTGAAGACCTGAAGATTGAAGAAGTATTCAGCATCAAACAAGAAgaaactgaggaacaaacag GTCTGATGACACTGAAAGAAGAGAGTGAAGTTCTGAATGAAACGGAAGAGAAATATAAGCTTGAGAAACATCACGAGTTCATAACTGAAGAAAAACCATTTACTAGCTCACAGGCTGAAAAGACTTCAAGAAAAAGAGCTCAAAAGACAAAAACCTGCAAAAAGAAGAAATTTACCTGTCAACAGTGTGAGAAAAGTTTTAACCTTAAAGGAAGCCTAAACaggcacatgagagttcacactggagaaaagccctacacatgccaacagtgtggaaacagTTTCAATATACGTGGAAATCTTAAAatccacatgagagttcacactggagaaaatcctttcacctgccaacagtgtggaaagagtttcactcaaAGGTTAAACCTTAACAGGCACATGAGaactcacaccggagagaaaccttacacctgccaacagtgtggaaacagTTTTAGTCTATATGAAAACCTTAAAATCCACATGAGAACTCACACTGGAGAAAACCCTTTcccctgccaacagtgtggaaagagttttactcaAAAAGTAAACCTTAACAGGCACATGAGAACTCACAcgggagagaagccttacacctgccaacagtgtggaaagagtttcactcagAAAGTTAACCTTCTCTCACACATGagaactcacactggagagaacCCTTTTACCTGTCaccagtgtggaaaaagtttcgcTCAAAAAGTAAACCTTATTACACACATGagaactcacactggagagaacCCTTTTACCTGTCAGCAGTGTGGAAAATCTTTCAACCGAAATGGAAGCCTTAAAATCCACATGAgacttcacactggagaaaatccTTTCATCTGCCAACGGTGTGGAAAAAGTTTTGCTCAAAAAGTAAGCCTTATTAGGCACATGAGAACTCACATTGGAGAGAAGCCTTAA